AGAGAAGCAGCGCTATTAGTGCGCAATCATCGCTTGTGGGAAGTTTTTCTAGTCGACAAGTTACATTATCAATTTAATACCGTTCATCCAGAAGCAGAACAGCTTGAGCATGTAACCAATCATGATTTAGCCGAACGGTTGGCCGATTTTTTAGGCCATCCAAAGCGCTGCCCACACGGTGGCATTATCCCTAACGCTAAAGGTGAGTTTGAACAACAGAGCCACCATGCATTAGTCGATCTTGAGGTCGGTGAAAAAGCGGTAATTGAACGGGTATTAGATGATAATGATTTATTGAAATACACGTTGGAAATCGGCTTAACGGTTGGCGATACTGTGACTTTGACGAAGGTGGGGCTTTTTGAAAGTCCGATTACCGTGATGGATGAAACACAGCAAACCGAAATTCAAGTCGGGATTAAAGCGGCGCAACACATTTTTGTGACGCCAGTTACAGCAGATTAATGAAGAAAGTGGTGTGAACATGCGCTCAGATTTAGCAGCATTATTTATTATATTTGGTGGCTCGGGTGATTTAGCACAACGCAAATTATACCCAGCGCTTTTCAATCTATATCGTAAGGGTTACTTAAAAGAAAGTTTTGCAGTGATTGGCACCGCTAGACGCCCTTGGACAGATGAACATTATCACGAAATTGTGATGGCATCCCTAGCAGGTTTTGAAGAAGATGATAAAACGAAGCAAAACTTTACGAGCCACTTCTACTATCAATCACACGATGTCACAGATGCCAAGCATTATGAAACACTGAAGGCCTTAGCAGCAAAATTAGATGACAAATATCAACTAAACCAAAATCGCATCTATTATATGGCAATGTCACCCCGTTATTTTGGGACCATTGCCAGTCACTTAGGTTCAGAAGCCTTGTTGACCGCAGATGGGTTCAACCGTTTAATTATTGAAAAACCATTTGGTCGTGACTACGAAAGTGCCAAAGCGCTCAATCAAGAATTAACCCAAACTTTCGCTGAAGACCAAATTTATCGCATTGATCATTATTTAGGTAAGGAAATGATTCAAAATATCGTTGCTTTACGTTTCGGTAATGGCCTATTAAGTGGTGTTTGGAATAACCAATTTATCGATAACGTGCAAATTACGTTAGCCGAATCAGTTGGGGTTGAAGAACGAGCTGGCTATTACGAAACGTCTGGTGCTTTGCGCGATATGTTCCAAAACCATATCATGCAAGTGATTGGGATGTTGGCAATGGAAGTGCCGGTTAACTTCTCAGCAGAAGATGTGCAACGCGAAAAGACACGTCTGTTCAGAAGTATCCAACCTTATTCACCAGCAGAGATTAAACAAAACTTTGTCCGCGCCCAATACGCTGAAACAACGGTCGATGGTGAAAGCAAACCAGGTTATCGTCAAGAAACTAACGTGGCACCAGACTCCCAAACGGAAACGTTTGTTGCTGGGAAAGTGATGATTGATAACGAACGCTGGTGTGGCGTACCATTTTATGTTCGGACCGGGAAACGTTTAGCGCGCAAGGAAACCCAAATCAACATCGTCTTCAAGAAGACCGGGGTTAATATTTTTGCTGATGATAAATCTGATCGTTCAGCAATGGCACCAGATGTCTTAACGATTTATGTGGAACCAGAACAAGGTTTCTCATTAACAATCAACGGTAAGGAAGTCGGTCAAGGCTTCGTATTGAAACCTGACCAATTAAATTATCAATATGACGAACAAATGTTAGCTGACAGCCCAGAAGCTTATGAACGTTTGATTTTAGAAGCGTTAAATGGCGATGGCACAAACTTTACGCATTGGCATGAATTAGCTGCTTCATGGCAATTTGTCGATGCGATTCGTCAAGTTTGGGATGCAGATCAGACACCGCTTCCTACGTATGCAATCGGTTCAATGGGGCCTAAAGAAGCGACAGATTTATTGGCTTCAACCGATGCCAAATGGATTTTTGATCCAACTCAAACAAAAAAATAAGAATTGCCGAGAAGTCTGCGTGTGAAGCCATTCATACCAGGCTTTTCTTATCGCATGAAAGAGGGGGCGTAAAATGGCTGAATTATTTAAGATTCCGTTGGAAAACGATACGAGTCGCAAAATTATTCATATTGATATGGATGCTTTTTACGCTTCCATTGAAGAACGTGAGCAGCCCGATTTACGGCAAAAGCCGCTGATTATTGCCCGCGATCCGAGTGACACAGGGGGCAAAGGGGTCGTGACGACGGCCAATTACGTCGCTCGCCAATACGGGGTGCATTCGGCGATGAGTGCCCAAAAGGCTGCCGAATTAATTCCTAAACATCAAGCCGTTTTTAAGACGCCGAACTTTCCGTTATATCAGTCCGTTTCGGCGCAGATTCACGAAATTTTCCATACGGTGACCGATAAAATTGAACCGATTGCTTTTGATGAAGCTTATTTAGATGTTACTGAAAATAAGTTGGGGTTAGCGCACACGATTGAAGTCGTTGCGTACTTGCAAAAGGCGATTTTAGAAGAAACACAGTTAGTCAGTTCCGCTGGGATTTCCTACAATAAATTTTTAGCGAAGATGGCCTCTGATTACCGTAAACCGGCCGGCCGAACATTGGTCTTGCCGGAACAAGCAATCGCCTTTTTAAGCCGCTTGCCGATTGAAAAATTTAGAGGGGTTGGTCAAAAAACGGTGCCCAAGATGCAGGAACTAGGGATTATGACCGGTGCCGATTTACTGGCGCAATCGGAAATGTTTTTGATGCAACATTTTGGCAAGTTGGGTTATGGGTTGTACCGTCATGTGCGGGGCATTGATAACCGGCCAGTCGAATACCAACGCGAACGTAAATCAATCGGTAACGAACATACTTACGGCCAGCCGTTGATTAGCGAAGAACAAGTGCAGGCCCAACTGAAAAGTTTGGCGATTGAATTGGCTCAGCGGTTGCACAAAAATCAGAAACATGGCTTAACGGTCGTTTTAAAAGTGCGTAATCGGCAGTACGAAACGATTACCAAACGCAAAACACTCGGTGAATATGTTGGTAATGCCGCGGAGTTAGAGGCGATTGCCAACCAAATTTGGCAATCAATCGGCCAGGCAGAAGTTGGGATTCGCTTGTTGGGGATTACCGTGACTAATTTAGCCCCCCAGACTTTTGAAAATATAACGCTCCCACTTTACGATTGGGAAAATGATTGACGAGATTACTTTGTCTTTGACGGGTAAAACCGATATACTGTAAGTAACTATGAAAATGGGCTAATAGACGAATTGGCACAAATAGGATTAACTAAGCGGAAATGGCGGTGGTGTTTGAGTGGCAACGAAGCATGATCAAATATTAATGTACATTGAGAATTTGCCAATTGGCGATAAGATATCGGTGCGCTCAATTGCCAAGACGCTAGCGGTTAGTGAAGGAACGGCTTATCGGGCAATCAAGGCCGCTGAAAATAACGGCTTAGTCAGCACGATTGAACGGGTCGGCACGATTCGAATTGAACAAAAATTAAAAGGCAAGATTGAAAACCTCACTTTTGCCGAGATTGTCCAAGTCATCGATGGTGAAGTTTTAGGTGGCAAAGACGGCTTGAATAAGTTGTTGGATAAGTTCGTAATTGGTGCGATGCAGTTAGCGGCGATTACCCGGTATATCACGCCGAAATCATTGTTAATCGTTGGTGATCGGATCGACGTGCAACGATTAGCGCTAGAAAATGGCGCAGCGGTTTTGATCACGGGTGGTTTTCACACTTCCGATGAAGTGATTGCACTGGCTAACGAGCTAGCATTGCCCATTTTGCAAACGACTTACGATACGTATACCGTTGCAACGTTGATTAACCGGGCATTAACCGATCAATTAATCAAAAAAGAAATTACGACGGTGGCCTCAATCTACCGCCCATTTTCAGAAACATACTCATTATTGGCGACTGATACGGTCGGCGATTACAAGAAATTGAGTGCTGCGGTTAAACATTCACGCTTCCCGGTGATTAATGAACACCGGCGCTTAGTCGGAATCGTCACGGTGAAGGATATTTTGGATAAACCAGCTTCGATGACGCTTGATAAGGTAATGACCAAAGAACCTGCGAGTGTTAAGAAGTATATGAGTATTGCCAGTGTCGGACATGCGATGACTTGGAATAGTTTGGAAATCATGCCGGTGGTTGCTGATAACCTTGAATTAGAAGGCATTATTACGCGCCAAGACGTGATGAGCAATATGCAAACGGCCCAACGTCAACCGCAAGTGGCCGAAACTTTCTACGACCAAATTATCGAACTGCTACATCCTAGCGAGAGTTTCCCTGAATTTTATTCAGCGGCGTATCAGT
This DNA window, taken from Latilactobacillus sakei, encodes the following:
- a CDS encoding glucose-6-phosphate dehydrogenase, with protein sequence MRSDLAALFIIFGGSGDLAQRKLYPALFNLYRKGYLKESFAVIGTARRPWTDEHYHEIVMASLAGFEEDDKTKQNFTSHFYYQSHDVTDAKHYETLKALAAKLDDKYQLNQNRIYYMAMSPRYFGTIASHLGSEALLTADGFNRLIIEKPFGRDYESAKALNQELTQTFAEDQIYRIDHYLGKEMIQNIVALRFGNGLLSGVWNNQFIDNVQITLAESVGVEERAGYYETSGALRDMFQNHIMQVIGMLAMEVPVNFSAEDVQREKTRLFRSIQPYSPAEIKQNFVRAQYAETTVDGESKPGYRQETNVAPDSQTETFVAGKVMIDNERWCGVPFYVRTGKRLARKETQINIVFKKTGVNIFADDKSDRSAMAPDVLTIYVEPEQGFSLTINGKEVGQGFVLKPDQLNYQYDEQMLADSPEAYERLILEALNGDGTNFTHWHELAASWQFVDAIRQVWDADQTPLPTYAIGSMGPKEATDLLASTDAKWIFDPTQTKK
- a CDS encoding Cro/Cl family transcriptional regulator, with the translated sequence MTPNKEDYLKIIFELGGDAKKVTNKEILAGLNVSAASVTEMVNKLVKENYVNHTPYQGIQLTSEGAREAALLVRNHRLWEVFLVDKLHYQFNTVHPEAEQLEHVTNHDLAERLADFLGHPKRCPHGGIIPNAKGEFEQQSHHALVDLEVGEKAVIERVLDDNDLLKYTLEIGLTVGDTVTLTKVGLFESPITVMDETQQTEIQVGIKAAQHIFVTPVTAD
- a CDS encoding DNA polymerase IV — translated: MAELFKIPLENDTSRKIIHIDMDAFYASIEEREQPDLRQKPLIIARDPSDTGGKGVVTTANYVARQYGVHSAMSAQKAAELIPKHQAVFKTPNFPLYQSVSAQIHEIFHTVTDKIEPIAFDEAYLDVTENKLGLAHTIEVVAYLQKAILEETQLVSSAGISYNKFLAKMASDYRKPAGRTLVLPEQAIAFLSRLPIEKFRGVGQKTVPKMQELGIMTGADLLAQSEMFLMQHFGKLGYGLYRHVRGIDNRPVEYQRERKSIGNEHTYGQPLISEEQVQAQLKSLAIELAQRLHKNQKHGLTVVLKVRNRQYETITKRKTLGEYVGNAAELEAIANQIWQSIGQAEVGIRLLGITVTNLAPQTFENITLPLYDWEND